GAGGATTCATCAACTCCATTATTCAAGATGGAGACGATATGACCTATGTGATCGATGAGAAAAATAACCTGTGTCACATTGACTTGATCTTTAACGGTAACGTGAAGAACTTGGAAGTGATGATTACCAAAGCAACGAGTACTGTTAAAGCATGATCGGTTCACTAAAGCGTATGTTCGAGGCGTTCTTTAATAAGCTCGCCTCTACACATAAATTCTGGAGACGATCAAACGCTCCAGACCCAATATTAGCCATTTTAAAGGAGGAAGTATTAATGGGATTTATTCTTAAAGTAGAAGGCGCAGAAACGATTGAACTAGGTATGGACAACATTCAGAAGGTTGTATACGACACGGATACACCGGATGACTCCAACGCAAGATCAACAGATGTAGGTTCAACACTAAGAATTAGTGGTAAAATCATCACCGCGACTGACGGGGACAAAGCAGATGATACGCTGAAATTGGCTAACTGGTCACTTGTACCTGCTGAGAAGGCAGATTGCTACCGTAAAGTTACATTGAAAGTGATTGCAGCGGACCAAGTTGTTCGTGAAGTAAGTTTCCCTAACGCCTTTGTGGTGGATTATACCGAAAGTTTCGGTGATTCCGAAGGGGTAGGAACATTTAACTTGTATATCAAGCAAAAGAAAGACAAAACAGAATTCGCTGCCATTCTAGGCGGATATGCATTCTCACAATAAAGCATTTGCATCATTTGCCGCCTAATGAAGGCGACAATCTTGCAATTTTAAGAGGCTTCGGCCTCTTAAAATGCTTTTTTTTCTTTATTGTTCAGACCTTCTATTGTAATAGAGAGCGTTATACATAAAGGCGGGGGATCAAGGTCAGTGACTAATTATTATCAAATTCTCGGTGTTGGTCGGGATGCACAAGCAGTAGAGATCAAACAAGCCTACCGACAATTAGCCAAGCGATACCATCCAGATACGAATCAGGGCAGTGAAGAGGCTGCACAACGATTCAAACAGATCCATGAAGCATATGAGGTTCTGAGTAAGGAGTCCTCAAGACAGGCATATGATGCTAAGTCAGCTAGTGCGAATAGTCAGAACACACATCAACGTAAGAATGCACAAAGTGAATCAACGGGTAGGTCGAAGACGAACCCCACAGCATTTAACGCCGAACAAATGCGTAAACAGTTTGATCAGTTTTTTGGATATCAAGATAAGTCGAAGGAAGGGTCTTCTCAATCTAAAAAAGAAGAGAACTCCAAAAATCCACTCGATACTTCTGCCATATTCGATCGTTATTTTGGAACGAAAAGAAAATAAATAAATGAATGAATCGTGAATACCCCTTAAGGAGATGGAGGTGGCGGATATGAAGGCGCGTAAATCCGTGTGGATTATAGTGATTGATGTGATCATGTACGGCATTATAGCCGGCATTATTCTTTACACTTTATTACACCCTGAGGATCAAATATTGAAAATTTCAGTCACCGTGGGAGCGGCCTTTTTTATAGGTGCAATCCTATTGCAACGCTTGACTAGAAAGACTTCACGTACTGTAGAGAATCAGGTCGTGAAGTTGGTTCTATTAGATGACGATGGAGAACGTATGAAGGAATGGTACATCGAAGGAGAGACATCGTTACTCATTGGAAAAAACAGTCAACGCGGTGAAGTTGATATAGATTTATCGGAATGTGAATATGCGTCACTCATTAGTTCAGAGCATGCGGTACTGAACCGAGCGGGTGCACGGTGGTACATTGAGGATATGGAATCCAATAGTGGGACGGGTATTAGACAAGCGGGAACAAGTACCGCTAGTAAGTTGGTTGTTGAAGAGCCGCTACAGATTGGAGCGGGAGATTTGATCTATATCGCCAACACGCGACTGCTAGTGAAATAAACGTATAGCCGCGCTTTGGACTAAGATATTTGGAGGAATGAAGACAAAATGAGCTTGACAAGATGCGCCAACGGACACATGTTCAGCACAAGAAAGCATGGTAATACGTGCCCCTACTGCAACATTACGGTAGAGGCTACGCCGAAGGGAGAGCCGAGAAGGCAGGCTCCAGTAGATGCAGAAGAGAAGACGATGCCCTATCTAGGGGAAACCATGAGTATTCATCCCGTTACGGGTTGGCTGGTTTGTATTGAGGGACCTCAGATGGGTCAAGATTATCGGGTAATGTCAGAGAAGAATTTCATTGGACGCGCGGAGGAAATGCATATTCGTATTCTCGGAGACAATACCATTTCTCGTAGAAATCATGCTGTTATCGTCTATGATCCGAAGAAACGGAATTTCTATCTGCTTCCAGGGGATGCTTCAGGACTAGCCTATCATAATAACGAAGCAGTCTATTCACCTGCCGAGCTGGCGGCATATGATTTAATTCAACTGGGGCACAGTAAATTCATCTTCATTCCTCTGTGCGGCGCTCATTTCGAATGGGAAAACAATTGAGGACGTGATGTTAGCGATGTTGCAGACGGTAGAAATAGAGCATTATATCGTTATTTTATCAGCACTTATCTTATGGATTGTATTGTACTATATCCGGCGAGTACTCGTACGACGTCAATCAACCACGACCCCTACCACTGGGATTCAGATTGGGAATGG
The nucleotide sequence above comes from Paenibacillus sp. IHBB 10380. Encoded proteins:
- a CDS encoding FHA domain-containing protein, with product MKARKSVWIIVIDVIMYGIIAGIILYTLLHPEDQILKISVTVGAAFFIGAILLQRLTRKTSRTVENQVVKLVLLDDDGERMKEWYIEGETSLLIGKNSQRGEVDIDLSECEYASLISSEHAVLNRAGARWYIEDMESNSGTGIRQAGTSTASKLVVEEPLQIGAGDLIYIANTRLLVK
- a CDS encoding J domain-containing protein; protein product: MTNYYQILGVGRDAQAVEIKQAYRQLAKRYHPDTNQGSEEAAQRFKQIHEAYEVLSKESSRQAYDAKSASANSQNTHQRKNAQSESTGRSKTNPTAFNAEQMRKQFDQFFGYQDKSKEGSSQSKKEENSKNPLDTSAIFDRYFGTKRK
- a CDS encoding FHA domain-containing protein; amino-acid sequence: MSLTRCANGHMFSTRKHGNTCPYCNITVEATPKGEPRRQAPVDAEEKTMPYLGETMSIHPVTGWLVCIEGPQMGQDYRVMSEKNFIGRAEEMHIRILGDNTISRRNHAVIVYDPKKRNFYLLPGDASGLAYHNNEAVYSPAELAAYDLIQLGHSKFIFIPLCGAHFEWENN